From the Thermococcus sp. 18S1 genome, one window contains:
- a CDS encoding MFS transporter, which produces MEAIENSRLNKFHYTLLAILGTVWAFIAVNTISAGFVIALLKNDPDFQGSLTKLGSLGSAALFGMLFGAWLFGYLADRIGRKKTLTLAVATFSIGSIVSSFAGSLDVLIILRFIVGLGLGGSLPVASSYFAEFMPRSIRGAMISILESFWAIGTIIIGVVAILVKADWRIILLFGGAIILILPLLLTLPESPRYLLIRGRVKEAEETIRKALGVSVKLEVPKETKKASVMDLWRKYGRVTLMLTIAWFSIAFAYYGFFIWLPKFLSATLGITVFKSFQYFIITAIAQLPGYWSAAYLLEKIGRKKTLSYYLLLSGIAGVGFYFAASSGNEAAIIASAIAFSFFNLGAWGAIYAYTPELYPTAVRGTGTGWAGAMARIGGGIAPILAGRIMELSGSALAVLVIAVVAIIGALDVLALGEETMGKALA; this is translated from the coding sequence ATGGAGGCCATCGAAAACTCCCGGTTGAATAAGTTCCACTACACGCTTTTGGCCATCCTCGGAACGGTGTGGGCGTTCATAGCCGTGAACACCATCTCGGCAGGGTTCGTCATAGCCCTGCTTAAGAACGACCCCGACTTCCAGGGCAGCCTCACGAAGCTAGGCTCCCTCGGCTCGGCGGCGCTCTTCGGCATGCTCTTCGGCGCGTGGCTCTTCGGCTATCTAGCCGACAGGATTGGACGGAAGAAAACCCTCACCCTCGCGGTTGCAACATTCTCCATCGGCTCGATAGTCAGCTCCTTCGCGGGTAGCCTGGACGTCCTCATAATCCTACGCTTCATCGTCGGCCTCGGCCTCGGCGGCTCACTGCCGGTTGCGAGCTCCTACTTCGCCGAGTTCATGCCCCGCTCGATAAGGGGTGCGATGATTTCAATCCTCGAGAGCTTCTGGGCGATAGGAACGATAATCATAGGCGTCGTGGCTATCCTTGTAAAGGCCGACTGGAGGATCATACTGCTCTTCGGAGGCGCGATAATACTCATCCTTCCGCTGCTCCTCACGCTCCCCGAATCGCCCCGCTACCTGCTCATCAGGGGGCGCGTTAAGGAGGCCGAGGAGACCATCAGGAAAGCCCTCGGAGTGAGCGTTAAGCTTGAGGTTCCGAAGGAGACGAAGAAAGCCTCGGTAATGGATCTCTGGAGAAAATACGGAAGGGTTACGCTCATGCTCACGATAGCCTGGTTCAGCATAGCCTTCGCCTACTACGGCTTCTTCATCTGGCTTCCGAAGTTCCTTTCGGCAACGCTGGGAATCACCGTCTTCAAGAGCTTCCAGTACTTCATCATCACCGCCATAGCCCAGCTTCCCGGCTACTGGAGCGCCGCCTATCTTCTTGAGAAAATCGGCCGGAAGAAGACCCTCTCCTACTACCTCCTGCTCTCGGGAATAGCTGGGGTCGGCTTCTACTTCGCGGCCAGCTCGGGGAACGAGGCGGCGATAATCGCGAGCGCCATAGCCTTCAGCTTCTTCAACCTCGGTGCTTGGGGAGCGATATACGCCTACACGCCGGAGCTCTATCCGACGGCAGTTAGAGGCACCGGAACCGGCTGGGCGGGGGCGATGGCGAGGATAGGCGGGGGAATCGCGCCAATCCTTGCAGGCAGGATAATGGAGCTGAGCGGGAGCGCCTTGGCGGTACTTGTGATTGCCGTGGTGGCGATAATCGGTGCGCTGGATGTCCTGGCGTTAGGAGAAGAGACGATGGGAAAGGCACTCGCTTGA
- a CDS encoding TldD/PmbA family protein: MFDVNEFILKKAKELGFGDVVVLGYETNRRQVRFANNEITVAKNWHERKVELFVELEKRVAGTSITELSEENIERTLKTLLSNMKGMAPKEDYYGIAEGPFQYKDIPETFDKSIVELDEPNEYVERAINAALEEGAKRVAGVLYTDHKGLYLTTSNGVEAFDEGTGIEISVRAFIGDLESGHGTNSVRVLKKFDPESAGRKAGEIAKLAQNPEQGPEGKFDVIFDPLAFANLLSYMSFMTSAYAAEAGFSFLVNKLGQKVANEIVTIKDVGNMPNGYGTRKFDDEGVPTRETTIIENGTFKTFLLNTSMAKKYGTETTANAGLIMPHAWNIVLEPGDYSREELFSEVKRGIYITNVWYTRFQNYVAGDFSTIPRDGIFLVENGELRPIRNIRVSDNFQRILEGIKALGKESYHIHWWEVSTPVSTPYVLVEDVGITRATK; this comes from the coding sequence ATGTTCGACGTTAACGAGTTCATCCTGAAGAAGGCTAAGGAGCTTGGGTTTGGCGACGTCGTCGTTCTGGGCTACGAAACCAACCGCAGACAGGTCCGCTTCGCCAACAACGAGATAACCGTCGCCAAGAACTGGCACGAGAGGAAGGTGGAGCTGTTCGTCGAGCTTGAGAAGCGCGTCGCCGGAACGAGCATCACCGAGCTGAGCGAGGAGAACATCGAGAGAACCCTCAAGACCCTCCTGAGCAACATGAAGGGCATGGCGCCGAAGGAGGACTACTACGGAATAGCTGAGGGGCCGTTCCAGTATAAGGACATCCCGGAGACCTTCGATAAGTCCATAGTCGAACTCGACGAGCCGAACGAGTACGTGGAGAGGGCCATCAACGCCGCCCTTGAGGAGGGGGCGAAGAGGGTAGCGGGTGTCCTCTACACCGACCACAAGGGGCTTTACCTGACCACGAGCAATGGCGTTGAGGCCTTCGACGAGGGCACCGGGATAGAGATAAGCGTTCGTGCCTTCATCGGAGACCTTGAGAGCGGCCACGGGACAAACTCCGTAAGGGTTCTCAAGAAATTTGACCCCGAGAGCGCCGGAAGAAAGGCCGGCGAGATTGCAAAGCTCGCCCAGAACCCGGAGCAGGGACCGGAGGGGAAGTTTGATGTAATCTTCGACCCGCTGGCCTTTGCGAACCTGCTGAGCTACATGAGCTTCATGACATCGGCTTACGCGGCAGAGGCCGGTTTCAGCTTCCTGGTGAACAAGCTCGGCCAGAAAGTCGCCAACGAAATCGTCACGATAAAGGACGTCGGCAACATGCCCAACGGCTACGGAACGAGGAAGTTCGACGACGAGGGAGTGCCCACGAGGGAAACAACGATAATCGAGAACGGAACCTTCAAGACCTTCCTGCTCAACACGAGCATGGCGAAGAAGTACGGAACCGAGACGACGGCCAACGCTGGCCTCATAATGCCCCACGCCTGGAACATCGTCCTTGAGCCGGGCGACTACTCCAGGGAGGAGCTGTTCAGCGAGGTCAAGAGGGGAATCTACATCACCAACGTCTGGTACACCCGCTTCCAGAACTACGTCGCCGGCGACTTCTCCACAATCCCGAGGGACGGAATATTCCTCGTCGAGAACGGCGAGCTGAGGCCGATAAGGAACATCCGCGTCAGCGACAACTTCCAGAGGATCCTTGAGGGAATCAAAGCCCTTGGAAAGGAGAGCTACCACATCCACTGGTGGGAGGTCAGCACGCCGGTTTCAACGCCCTACGTTCTCGTGGAGGACGTTGGCATAACGAGGGCGACGAAGTGA
- a CDS encoding ABC transporter ATP-binding protein, whose protein sequence is MIVRAEKLTKRFGSVLALNSVDVEVPEGLTVIVGPNGGGKSTFLKIAAGAYRPTAGMIKVLGEDPWKNEQIKRRIGVSFDPPALPPLRTGLEWLEYISETRGGDRESVQKAAEMFGAGGFIGKKIRDYSAGMRKRVSLAQAFVGDPEVVFLDEPLANLDLKGMRDVMEVIREEHKNGLNLVVISHIWRPFMEIADYAVLIAAGRVQAAGSPEDVYPLLEKAFPL, encoded by the coding sequence ATGATAGTGAGGGCAGAGAAGCTTACAAAGCGCTTCGGGAGTGTCCTCGCCCTGAACTCCGTTGATGTTGAGGTTCCGGAGGGATTGACGGTCATAGTTGGCCCCAACGGGGGCGGTAAGTCCACTTTCCTGAAAATCGCCGCCGGAGCGTATAGACCGACTGCCGGAATGATAAAGGTCCTTGGAGAAGACCCTTGGAAGAACGAGCAAATAAAGAGGAGAATCGGCGTCTCCTTTGACCCGCCGGCCCTCCCACCTCTGAGGACAGGGCTGGAGTGGTTGGAATACATCTCAGAGACCAGAGGGGGCGACAGAGAAAGCGTCCAAAAGGCCGCGGAGATGTTCGGGGCCGGAGGGTTCATCGGAAAAAAGATTCGAGACTATTCCGCGGGCATGCGGAAGAGGGTGAGCCTCGCACAGGCGTTCGTGGGAGATCCGGAAGTGGTGTTCCTCGACGAGCCGCTGGCCAATCTCGACCTAAAAGGTATGAGGGACGTAATGGAGGTTATAAGGGAAGAACACAAGAACGGCCTGAATCTTGTAGTAATCTCCCACATCTGGCGCCCCTTCATGGAAATAGCAGATTACGCTGTTTTAATAGCCGCGGGAAGGGTCCAGGCCGCGGGTTCTCCTGAGGACGTCTACCCATTGCTGGAAAAAGCGTTTCCCCTGTGA
- a CDS encoding ABC transporter permease subunit: MGTVRTQLKWELNDPLKLAVFLFGFLLTGLAFLKDALSMGATGMLSPFSQESAVHYAKTIPRLALPVLSHEAYSVLVFVAVMLSTLSIRGEMDSLAALTVYSLPISKWKLFLIKFSSILLLTALSFVVPYFLAVGYVLSGSPSLLAEILGDGVWSNVLVFFLIAVFYTVSVSLFIALLSPNLFASILGGLSVLYVPVILGVSSLPPFSISAAMSSYLSSVAYGMVHTVAAYGNVIRVGFFLPSMLLAASVILSERRDAR; the protein is encoded by the coding sequence ATGGGTACCGTTAGAACCCAGCTGAAATGGGAGCTGAACGACCCGCTGAAGCTCGCCGTTTTCCTCTTCGGATTCCTGCTGACGGGGCTGGCGTTCTTGAAGGACGCCCTCAGTATGGGGGCAACCGGCATGTTGAGCCCCTTCAGCCAGGAATCCGCCGTTCACTACGCCAAGACCATTCCAAGGCTCGCCCTACCTGTTTTGTCCCATGAAGCGTACAGCGTTCTTGTCTTCGTTGCAGTTATGCTCTCCACTCTTTCAATAAGGGGCGAGATGGACTCGCTGGCAGCTCTAACCGTTTACTCACTTCCGATAAGTAAGTGGAAGCTGTTCCTGATCAAATTTTCCTCAATCCTCCTTCTGACAGCCCTATCGTTCGTGGTTCCCTATTTCCTGGCCGTGGGATACGTCCTCTCCGGCTCTCCTTCTCTCCTCGCCGAGATACTTGGAGATGGGGTTTGGAGTAATGTCCTGGTGTTTTTCCTGATTGCGGTCTTCTACACGGTCTCGGTCTCCCTTTTCATAGCCCTGCTATCCCCCAATTTGTTCGCCTCTATTCTGGGAGGACTCTCAGTACTGTACGTCCCGGTTATTCTCGGGGTATCCAGCCTTCCCCCGTTCAGCATCTCTGCCGCCATGTCATCATATCTGAGTTCGGTGGCCTATGGAATGGTCCACACAGTTGCCGCCTACGGGAATGTGATCAGAGTCGGGTTTTTTCTCCCATCCATGCTGTTGGCGGCATCGGTAATCCTCAGCGAAAGGAGGGATGCCCGGTGA
- a CDS encoding COG2426 family protein produces the protein MNGFLEVFLLSLVPTFEGRYAIVYGIGMGYPLWETLLAASLGVLLLSLVLPALLPYIDRLMLWLEGTFLRKVAHLYLYYVERVRKKAHPYVEKWGFIGLTIFVAIPLPGTGVWTGALAAYLLAIEKRQTVPALILGGLLSMAITLLPALGLFG, from the coding sequence ATGAACGGTTTCCTTGAGGTGTTCCTCCTCTCGCTGGTTCCAACCTTTGAGGGGCGCTATGCCATAGTCTACGGCATCGGTATGGGCTATCCCCTCTGGGAGACGCTCTTAGCGGCTTCCCTTGGCGTCCTGCTCCTCTCGCTGGTTCTTCCTGCTCTGCTCCCCTACATAGACAGGCTGATGCTCTGGCTTGAGGGAACCTTTCTGAGAAAGGTGGCCCACCTCTACCTCTACTACGTCGAGCGCGTGAGGAAGAAGGCCCACCCTTACGTTGAGAAGTGGGGCTTCATCGGGCTGACGATATTCGTGGCGATACCGCTCCCCGGGACGGGCGTCTGGACCGGAGCTTTAGCGGCCTATCTCCTCGCCATAGAGAAAAGGCAGACGGTTCCGGCTTTAATCCTCGGGGGGCTTTTGAGCATGGCGATAACGCTGCTGCCCGCTTTGGGGCTGTTTGGGTAA
- a CDS encoding ASCH domain-containing protein — protein MKRKSVQIRKFMLIDSAYKSRILRGDKVTTIRYGDYEAKPGSEIYLVITPSDTAIAKVRITRVEKKKVRELTNEDARLDGFSDVKELLRELSKIYGELYGDDEITIIGFEVIKRFEDGIPLKWLKGLNYREPAEIARLYLENREKLNLNRETDFIMRRIYNEGLGRAVRTFGPKRVQGALLKTYHALYAAGVI, from the coding sequence TTGAAGAGGAAGAGCGTTCAGATAAGGAAGTTCATGCTGATTGACTCCGCCTATAAGTCGAGGATTCTCAGGGGAGACAAGGTCACCACGATACGCTACGGGGACTACGAAGCGAAGCCCGGCAGCGAAATCTACCTGGTCATAACCCCGAGCGACACCGCCATAGCGAAGGTCAGGATAACCCGCGTTGAAAAGAAAAAGGTCAGAGAGCTCACCAACGAGGATGCAAGGCTCGATGGCTTCTCCGATGTTAAAGAGCTCCTCCGTGAGCTGAGCAAGATATACGGCGAGCTCTACGGGGACGATGAGATTACGATAATCGGGTTTGAAGTTATAAAGCGCTTCGAGGACGGGATTCCTCTCAAGTGGCTCAAGGGCCTGAACTACCGCGAGCCAGCGGAGATAGCGAGGCTTTACCTTGAGAACCGGGAAAAGCTCAACCTCAACCGCGAGACGGACTTCATAATGCGCCGCATCTACAACGAGGGCCTCGGAAGGGCCGTGAGAACCTTCGGGCCAAAGAGGGTCCAGGGGGCGCTCCTCAAGACATACCACGCCCTCTACGCCGCGGGGGTAATCTGA
- a CDS encoding ATP-binding protein, producing MLFDVRPKIRMEEVYGREAEYLEFMDKLRKGRNLFVIVGPRRIGKTSFLFASLNELYSTEEIPHVVIDARKVYSINSKYPERVMAEELYLARKGQIGRAIAKIEGISVKGFGVRVRRRSASLPDELITLNNAYDRVIVAFDEAQYLRFANTDFTTLLAWAYDNLRNVVIVLTGSQVGVLDKFLRFKDYGAPLYGRYHVRLTLPRFNPSESLGFLKRGFEEAEMNVPSQELLATIKALDGVPGWLTHYGAYRIDGNSHERALELVLEEAKGYVMSEFKELERASPRYRLIMETVANRVGDEGSVSWSEIKNALHIRLRKPVSDSELANYLKRLIDYGFLEQVGTGDYRIPDPVIKRVFGE from the coding sequence GTGCTCTTCGATGTTCGGCCCAAGATCAGGATGGAGGAAGTGTACGGGAGGGAGGCCGAGTACCTTGAGTTCATGGACAAGCTAAGAAAAGGTCGAAACCTGTTTGTGATTGTTGGCCCCCGGAGAATTGGAAAGACTTCGTTCCTCTTCGCGAGCCTAAACGAGCTGTACTCCACCGAGGAGATTCCTCACGTTGTTATCGACGCTAGGAAGGTTTACTCGATCAACAGCAAGTATCCCGAAAGAGTCATGGCAGAGGAACTGTACCTTGCAAGGAAGGGCCAGATAGGGAGGGCGATAGCCAAGATTGAGGGGATAAGCGTCAAAGGGTTTGGGGTCAGGGTAAGAAGGAGGAGCGCTTCCCTCCCTGATGAGCTCATAACTCTGAACAACGCCTATGACAGGGTTATAGTAGCGTTCGACGAAGCCCAGTACCTCAGGTTCGCCAACACCGATTTTACAACGCTTCTTGCATGGGCCTACGATAACCTCCGGAACGTGGTCATAGTTCTGACGGGTTCACAGGTTGGAGTTCTCGACAAATTTCTCAGATTCAAGGATTACGGGGCTCCGCTCTACGGGAGGTACCACGTCAGGCTAACCCTTCCCCGCTTCAATCCCTCGGAAAGTCTGGGGTTTCTCAAAAGGGGGTTTGAGGAAGCCGAAATGAATGTTCCATCCCAGGAGCTCCTCGCCACAATAAAAGCCCTTGACGGGGTTCCGGGATGGCTTACGCACTACGGGGCTTATAGAATCGATGGAAACTCTCACGAACGGGCCCTTGAGCTCGTGCTTGAGGAGGCAAAGGGATACGTCATGTCGGAGTTCAAAGAGTTAGAAAGAGCATCGCCAAGATACCGTTTAATCATGGAAACGGTTGCCAACAGGGTGGGAGACGAAGGCTCAGTCTCGTGGTCTGAAATAAAAAACGCACTTCACATTCGGCTCAGAAAGCCAGTGAGCGACTCGGAGCTTGCCAATTACCTAAAGAGGCTAATCGACTACGGCTTTCTCGAACAAGTGGGAACTGGAGATTACAGAATCCCGGATCCTGTCATAAAGAGAGTTTTTGGAGAGTAA
- a CDS encoding PEGA domain-containing protein, whose amino-acid sequence MKKTAILISMMFLLSISTGSVSAFPESGYGVLVVDSDSGASVFIVEERINFTAPAWVELPALKEGENYTLIIKIDGLDVKIPVLIKEGLATIVKVKGDQVEKSILAEGATPVEVQFGSPISLPPKLKGPEPALECMVATYGPINGRGLVFELMKDPNGDGYFLLPNETPVEICGEYYLVEMYGVEDGWASVGHFLNWTTHVPEYREIEIDSYPKDSAVLVFGASYNVLRTPIKLFVPIITNVTQGYGFDMNGRRLNFRLDPIPEYNITLASNVTITEGLAPRISFIVNSPVDEAEIGVNFTALTQAVSLKIVYGLPPEYRNLPNGLESTSEVSHGAEENQKNEENGTLRNSTLVITTYPENAKVAIDGKTVCVGKCVLNVTPGEHEITGGADGFVEESRRVVLAPGERLVLNLTLSPYPRFEVVSVPEGAHLYIDGNSTACITPCNITLTPGTHTLVLKKEGFRDYRTTVKVKGGDSGVISVTLTDLSGRRYTLDPRIKNHEDIPKGNPTNGNSSGFPISGTTAYVIGGIALVTVAVVIARKL is encoded by the coding sequence ATGAAAAAGACCGCAATCCTGATCAGCATGATGTTTCTGCTCTCTATCTCGACTGGGAGTGTTAGTGCGTTCCCGGAAAGCGGTTACGGCGTATTGGTCGTGGACTCGGATTCCGGCGCGAGTGTTTTCATCGTGGAAGAGCGAATAAATTTCACAGCACCGGCGTGGGTGGAACTCCCCGCATTGAAAGAGGGTGAGAACTACACCCTAATTATAAAGATAGATGGGCTGGACGTAAAAATTCCGGTTCTAATCAAAGAGGGGCTGGCCACAATAGTGAAAGTGAAGGGTGACCAAGTAGAAAAATCAATACTGGCCGAAGGAGCCACTCCCGTTGAAGTGCAGTTTGGTTCACCCATCAGCCTTCCCCCAAAACTCAAAGGCCCAGAACCCGCCCTTGAATGTATGGTGGCAACCTACGGCCCGATAAACGGACGCGGATTGGTGTTTGAACTCATGAAGGACCCCAACGGAGATGGCTACTTCCTCCTGCCCAACGAAACTCCTGTTGAAATCTGTGGGGAGTACTACCTCGTGGAGATGTACGGGGTAGAGGATGGATGGGCATCCGTTGGCCATTTTCTCAACTGGACGACCCATGTCCCGGAGTACAGAGAAATTGAAATAGACTCCTACCCCAAGGACTCGGCCGTTCTGGTCTTCGGCGCCAGCTACAACGTGCTGAGGACGCCCATAAAGCTGTTTGTGCCGATAATAACCAACGTTACCCAGGGATACGGCTTTGATATGAACGGCAGGCGCTTGAACTTCAGGCTCGACCCGATTCCAGAGTACAACATAACACTCGCCTCCAACGTTACCATCACCGAGGGACTCGCTCCCCGTATCAGCTTTATCGTGAATTCCCCTGTGGATGAAGCCGAGATTGGCGTTAACTTCACCGCGCTAACTCAGGCGGTATCGCTGAAGATTGTCTACGGTCTCCCTCCAGAGTACAGGAACCTTCCCAATGGACTGGAAAGCACATCTGAGGTCAGCCACGGGGCAGAAGAAAATCAGAAGAATGAAGAAAACGGCACCCTCCGGAACTCAACACTCGTTATAACGACATACCCCGAAAACGCAAAGGTGGCCATAGACGGCAAAACCGTGTGTGTTGGAAAATGCGTTCTGAACGTAACTCCAGGGGAGCACGAAATCACAGGGGGCGCTGACGGCTTTGTTGAGGAGAGCAGGAGGGTGGTCCTTGCACCGGGAGAGCGATTAGTCCTAAACCTCACGCTTTCACCGTATCCGAGGTTTGAGGTGGTATCCGTTCCAGAGGGGGCCCACCTCTACATCGATGGGAATTCCACCGCTTGCATAACTCCCTGCAACATCACCCTAACCCCCGGAACTCACACCCTGGTTCTCAAAAAGGAAGGCTTCAGGGATTACAGGACCACGGTCAAGGTAAAGGGAGGGGATAGCGGAGTTATTTCGGTGACCCTCACAGATTTGAGCGGTAGGAGGTACACGCTTGACCCCAGGATAAAGAACCATGAGGATATCCCCAAAGGGAACCCCACCAACGGAAATTCCAGTGGATTCCCCATCTCTGGCACAACGGCATACGTAATCGGCGGCATAGCGCTCGTGACTGTTGCGGTGGTTATTGCCCGGAAACTCTGA
- a CDS encoding phosphatase PAP2 family protein: MERVKFDAKFTALTAGVFIVLVLQAAGLLYGINEWVNSLIPLMDTPLMNFLTRFGGDVFLALFGAFAVITEWREDGRVSRNTLLFILAVAVGLAAVGALKLIFAEPRPRPYGPGIGGYAFPSGHTFRAAIIAAYGSDRWRKYAPAFWAYAVGIALTRLLLHYHWFSDVLFSLLFAPWLYLLLKSLLGGKFE; the protein is encoded by the coding sequence ATGGAGAGGGTCAAGTTCGACGCCAAATTTACCGCGCTCACGGCCGGAGTTTTCATCGTTCTGGTTCTCCAGGCGGCCGGGCTACTCTATGGAATAAACGAATGGGTGAACTCTCTCATCCCCCTGATGGACACCCCCCTGATGAACTTTCTCACGCGGTTTGGTGGCGATGTATTCCTCGCGCTGTTTGGGGCGTTTGCCGTAATCACCGAGTGGAGGGAGGACGGTAGGGTTTCCCGGAATACGCTCCTTTTCATTCTCGCCGTTGCCGTAGGCCTTGCCGCCGTCGGTGCGCTCAAGCTCATCTTTGCCGAGCCAAGACCGAGGCCATACGGACCGGGCATAGGAGGCTACGCCTTTCCCTCGGGCCACACCTTCAGGGCGGCGATAATCGCTGCTTACGGCTCGGACAGGTGGAGAAAGTACGCTCCCGCCTTCTGGGCGTACGCCGTTGGAATAGCCCTCACGAGGCTACTCCTCCACTACCACTGGTTCAGCGACGTGCTCTTCAGCCTCCTCTTCGCCCCCTGGCTCTACCTCCTGCTCAAATCGCTCCTCGGAGGGAAGTTCGAATGA
- a CDS encoding TldD/PmbA family protein produces the protein MHELVEFAVEKALELGASYAEARFEEKNGTSLAMKNGNPEGLSIIAERGMGVRVLVDGGMGFASTNVLTKESVSEAVKKAVKLARAASRVRNEPIVFSEEDFHEVYYEVKMRKDFRDVSPEEKMELLRKVEEEVKATGVNVPMRYLGYSDHVWHKIIANSDGAFIESVIPRVSVMYNLVVFENGQMEQAPFVQRAFSGGLELIEKDEPWSWAVKDVQALKKLIYEGQKAPEGRVDLVISPEVAGIAVHESVGHPYEADRIFGREAAQAGESFVKPDMLGERIGSEAVTVIEDPTLPNSWGFYLYDDEGVKARPRYLIKDGIITEFLTNREYAAKLGQRSNASARAINYNREPIVRMANTYLAPGDYSFEELIEDIKLGVYMVSFNEWNIDDRRYQQRYIGREAYLIENGEIKHPVRRPILEITTRALWSSVDAVGKEVEYYPGTCGKGEPGQGVPVWMGGAHARLRDIPLRRP, from the coding sequence ATGCATGAACTCGTAGAGTTCGCGGTTGAGAAGGCCCTCGAACTGGGGGCAAGCTATGCCGAGGCTCGCTTTGAGGAGAAGAACGGCACTTCTCTGGCAATGAAAAATGGCAACCCCGAAGGGCTGAGCATAATAGCCGAGAGGGGAATGGGCGTAAGGGTTCTGGTCGATGGAGGAATGGGCTTCGCAAGCACCAACGTCCTCACGAAGGAGAGCGTAAGTGAAGCCGTCAAGAAGGCCGTCAAGCTGGCCAGAGCCGCCTCCCGCGTTAGAAACGAGCCGATAGTTTTCAGCGAGGAGGACTTCCACGAGGTTTATTACGAGGTCAAGATGCGCAAGGACTTCAGGGACGTCTCCCCGGAGGAGAAGATGGAGCTCCTCAGGAAGGTCGAGGAAGAGGTGAAGGCAACCGGGGTAAACGTGCCCATGCGCTACCTCGGCTACTCCGATCATGTGTGGCACAAGATAATAGCCAACAGCGACGGGGCCTTCATCGAGAGCGTCATACCGAGGGTCTCGGTGATGTACAACCTCGTCGTCTTCGAGAACGGCCAGATGGAGCAGGCGCCGTTCGTCCAGAGGGCGTTCTCCGGCGGATTGGAGCTCATCGAGAAGGACGAGCCGTGGAGCTGGGCGGTGAAGGACGTCCAGGCCCTCAAAAAGCTGATCTACGAAGGCCAGAAGGCACCCGAAGGCAGGGTTGACCTTGTCATAAGCCCCGAAGTGGCTGGCATAGCCGTCCACGAGAGCGTCGGCCATCCATACGAGGCAGACAGGATTTTCGGAAGGGAAGCCGCTCAGGCTGGAGAGAGCTTCGTCAAGCCAGACATGCTCGGCGAGAGGATTGGGAGTGAAGCCGTCACCGTCATAGAGGACCCGACCCTGCCGAACAGCTGGGGCTTCTACCTCTACGACGACGAGGGCGTCAAAGCGAGGCCACGCTACCTCATCAAGGACGGAATAATCACCGAGTTCCTCACGAACAGAGAATACGCGGCAAAGCTGGGCCAAAGGTCAAACGCCTCAGCCAGAGCGATAAACTACAACCGCGAGCCGATAGTGAGGATGGCCAACACATACTTAGCTCCGGGCGATTACTCATTCGAGGAGCTGATTGAGGACATCAAGCTCGGTGTTTACATGGTCTCGTTCAACGAGTGGAACATCGATGACCGCAGGTACCAGCAGAGGTACATCGGCAGGGAAGCATACCTCATCGAGAACGGCGAGATAAAGCACCCGGTCAGGAGGCCGATCCTTGAGATAACCACCAGGGCCCTGTGGAGCAGCGTCGACGCCGTGGGCAAAGAGGTCGAGTACTACCCGGGAACCTGCGGCAAAGGTGAACCCGGACAGGGCGTCCCGGTCTGGATGGGCGGAGCGCATGCAAGGCTCAGGGACATACCGCTGAGGAGGCCGTGA
- a CDS encoding TIGR02253 family HAD-type hydrolase, which translates to MIKVVFFDLDDTLVDTSRLAEMARRNAIENMVRHGLPVDFDTAYQELLELISEYGSNFSRHFDYLLRRLDLPSNPKWVAAGVIAYHNTKFAYLRTVKGVRRVLLDLQRAGYRLGIITDGDPIKQWEKILRLELDAYFDEVFISDYLGVKKPHRKIFEKALRKMRVEPHEAVMVGDRLYSDIYGAKQVGMKTVWFRYGKYADRELEYLEYADSTVNSLEEILDTVRGLNLEEEERSDKEVHAD; encoded by the coding sequence ATGATTAAGGTCGTGTTCTTTGACCTGGACGACACGCTCGTGGACACGAGCAGGCTGGCCGAGATGGCGCGCCGAAACGCAATAGAGAACATGGTGCGCCACGGGCTTCCGGTTGACTTTGATACCGCTTATCAGGAGCTCCTTGAGCTGATATCCGAGTACGGGAGCAACTTCAGCAGGCACTTCGATTACCTTCTCAGGCGCCTCGACCTGCCTAGCAATCCAAAATGGGTAGCCGCCGGTGTCATAGCGTATCACAACACCAAGTTCGCATATCTCAGGACAGTTAAGGGCGTGAGGAGGGTTCTCCTCGATCTCCAGAGGGCCGGCTACCGGCTCGGGATAATAACCGACGGCGACCCGATAAAGCAGTGGGAAAAAATCCTCCGGCTTGAGCTCGATGCGTACTTTGACGAGGTTTTCATATCGGACTACCTCGGCGTCAAGAAGCCCCACAGGAAGATATTCGAGAAGGCCCTGAGGAAGATGAGAGTGGAGCCCCATGAGGCCGTGATGGTCGGGGACAGGCTGTACTCCGATATCTACGGTGCGAAGCAGGTGGGTATGAAAACCGTGTGGTTCAGATACGGCAAATACGCCGACAGGGAGCTTGAATACCTTGAATATGCCGACTCGACCGTGAACTCCCTGGAGGAGATTCTGGATACAGTCAGGGGGTTGAACCTTGAAGAGGAAGAGCGTTCAGATAAGGAAGTTCATGCTGATTGA